GTTTGTGAATAAggtaataatatttattatcttATATAAACATGGAAAAGTTTCATGGCTCTGATACTGAAAGGCACTTCTCTGGGAAGTTCCTTAACAAGAATAgcatctgaaatacaaaaatgctgctgccaggcagtTCATGGGAGCAATTTTTATCTTAGTCACTGCACTAAGAGCATCTTTATTAGGAAAAGAATTAAATCTACTTAGTAACTTAAAAGGGAATACAGAAGTTTGACTTGTTCTAAAACGCAAGTTGTCTTCAAGATCCTGATTTTTGAGAACATGCACAAACCATTTGCACCACCTCAAAAGCTGGATACTATCAGGCTGGCAAAGAAAAGGACCCTGCAGAGCAGTATGATGAGAAAGCCATGCAGAGCTAACAGCTTGCTCCCACTGGCAAGGGCTTCTCCTGCCTCTCTTTGCTCCCATGAAATACGTCTTCTTCCCTCGTCCCAGCAATGGAGCTCACCCACATCAACAGGGAAAATTTGCCTCTTTTCTAGTGTTCAGTTACCTCCATGACCAATCTCTCCAACAGAAAAGCAAGCCATTAGACTGTCTCAAACTGATCAAGACCATCTCTCACACCCACAGGAAATCAGTGTCTCACTGAGACCCCCAATTCCAATGGCTCTGAGCACTGCCTGCTCTTGCTTTTGCTGTCGATCAgtgcttccagctgcagcagcttctcGGGGACTTAAAGTTTCACATTTTGTAGGCTACAGCAAGACACAACTCACCTGGACAATATTTTACTGTGGGTGTTGATTACGCTGAGGGCTTCCTTGAAACTCCCATTATGGATTAGACACACCACTTTACAATGAAGTGCGGTCACGTCGTCTTTGCTAACCTGAagtactggaaaataaaagagtttAAACATGACAATCTCCCTCGTTATCAGACATGTTAGTGCTTTATGAGAGATGTACAGTgttaaattttggaaaaaaacctttaaagaaaacagtcacGTTGTTTTAAAAGGGTATTGGCATGGTTTGCCTTGGTTCAGACCACGCAAGAAGCCTGCTGATGTGGAAGAATCTGGTACAAACACTGAATTTACTGGAAATGACCGCTCTGCTAACACACCTGGAGCAAGGCTACGTGCACCTGAGCAAACCTTTCGCTGGCACCTCACCCCCAGGCAAAAAACACGGAGCCAAAACCTGCCTCAGCGCCACAcagagcacaggcagggagAGAAGCACTTCTAGGCAAGCACACGTCTTACACGCTAACACTtcctgccagaaaaaaaaaaaaaaaaaaaaaaaaagaattccgATGATTTCATGACTCGACCCCGAATCCCCGGCGGCACTCACTCTTGTTCACGGACTTGAGGGCGCGGGCGAAGTCGCCGTTCTGCCCGCAGCGGTTCACCTCGCTCCAcagcgctgccgccgccgcgccgcccgccccggccccggccccggccgccgccgccatcttgcgAGCGGGAGCCCTCGGAAGAGGAAgggccccgcggccgccctGCCACGtcccgggggcggccccgccgcgccccgccccgcagcCGGGGGAGGCCGGTCCCGGTCCCCTTCCTCCGTTCCCCCCCCTCTGTTGACGGCTGGCAGGGGCTCTAGGTTTCACGCAGAatgtgtttgaagaaaaatatacgCAAATATCAGCCCCCCCCCTTGGTGTAAACGCCACACAGACCCTTAAAAATGGTGTTGGCCGTGATCTGAGGTGAACGAAGCTCACACCACTTGAACAAGCTTGTGATATCCCTCCCAACAGTAACAGCAATTGTACCAAATAAACAGAGTAATGCTTTAACCAAAGTActcttttattgtttctgaTTAAACGTACAGAGCCGGGAttgctgtttaaaatgtttattgttCAAAATTCTCTGCTATAGGACGGCGATGTTGCCTCAGTGCCTGTTAACACGGAAAGTTCATACCTCCCAAGTGTCTGGCTCAAACCGGAGCCAGGCTGCAATGCTTGGTGTGCCAGGAAAAGAACATAACACTGTAATGCAATTAACATACAAAATGCTTAGCCGACGCATACACGCACAGTTCAGTGTCCTGGTGTTTCGGAGAAGCATCAAATTGAGAAGTAGGCTAGCAGCAAAGCGGTTGGGGAGCAAGGGATGGGAACCGAACACCACAGtttgaaccaaaaaaaaaaaaaaagctggtaaCAGATTCAGATTTGTACAAGTCTTCATTGTTCTTCCTTCACAAGGGCAACGACTGCCGATATAACCATTGGTTTAGCAAATCTTCCAAGGAATCCATCATTTTGGGGCTAGGGGTGCAGACATCTGGTTGAAAACCATCACGAAACGAGCAGCTCTACAGCTGTTAGGCATCTTTGAATGATCACAAACAGTCTGGTGAAGCACTTACTTAGGACTGAAAGGCTACCTGCTGGCTTCTGCGCTATGGTCTTGAAAACCATCTGTTTCTCTACCAGTGCGGATAACATTGAGTTCTTATTTTACGCACAGGAGGACATTAATGAAGCAGCACTTGTAGGTAACCACACCCCGACTGCCCCCACCTGCTGGTTTAAGTTCCATGAGCACATCACATAAGTAGCTATTATTACTGTCTGACTTCAAACATTCAAGCTTTGTATTTCACTTACATCTGTGCACAAGCATTACCGCTAAGGCCTGATATTCTGTGCCTTTTCATACCGCTCCACTGTCCAGTAAGATCTTAGCGATCACCACCTTTTAATTACGCACAGTACATTTCCCAGACTTTTAAagagatgaataaaaatgtagtttagAGGTTAATCACTGTATGTGGTACAGCCAAGCCTGCTTAACTGGCCCTCATCAGCTATCTCACAATGGAATGTCTAACGacaaatttctttaaatgaaaaatacagacaatTGAGAGGTATgcagaaatgactgaaatatttgaagCTACATGTGTAAACTTACAGCACACAAGTCCACAGTTACAGACAAAACATTAAATCTTATTAACCCATAGTGCATAAGAACTTAAAAACAGTCAGTGAAATCAGTTCAGCCAGTGACTTCCAAAAAAGTCATGGCTCAACTGCAttgtgcaaaggaaaaaaaagggtggAGGGAATCATTCTTAGGCGAGTTTAACATAGTTTTAATCTACATTTGAAAAGCTTTATTctatttatgtataaaataaattaaaaaggggAATGAGGAAAAAGCTTCGTACATGCTTCAAATTAATTCAGACCAGTAGTTCCATGAGTGAACATTTTACCCTCTTTGTGGTAAAAAGTTGACATAAAAGCTCAAAACCATACAATACTTATAAatacagttcaaaaaaaaaaaagattttaaaaatggaatttaaacaTCGTTTTCCCCTTCCCCTACAACGCAATTTGGTTTTGTATGTCATAGCATCAACACATTTACAGATGATTTGAATGTCACATCCACACAAAAATTAATAAGGAAGCAGGTAAAAGTGCTAACAGTGCTTGAATTCAGGATTTTTCCCAAATAACTCTACCTGcttctcagccttttccttaatTGAAGGCTATCAACATTCATTACCCAGTTTTACGTACgggcagaagaaaaatctgctaCTGGTACTCCTCCAGCTTGCCCCTGGTAAAATATAACTACAATCTTTATATCTGGTAATTGACAACGGTGGTGTACAACTGCTTGTATCAGCTCAGCTTGTATATAATCACCATTttagaaaagttattttgaagcACTGTATTAATgctaaacaacaaaaagacttGAACTTTTCTTTGAAACCTTGTTTTTAACATTCTTGTTCCAGCTTTAAAGCTTTACATACACATTGAGCAGaacaagaatgaaaattttaaacaaacagagCACCTAAAAATATACCAAaggtaaaaatgaaatcaaCCATCTCTTCACTTCATAAAAACCTAGAAACCTATCAGGAAAACAGTAGTACACTCAGAATgaacaaggagaaagaaaggagtaTCTAGAATACTCGAGAGGCTTGCTACACTACTTCTCTTATTGCCCATTCTCTCATTTGTATGCATGGCCACTGAACGACAAGATGTCTGTGATAGTTCTTTATCTTCCTTTCACCACTGCTGCCAGCTGAAGTCGTCATTGCTGCCAAAGACCAAGAAAAATCCTAGGATCGTAGCAAAGATGACTGTATTCCCCGTAAGAACAAGTGCACACGCGCCCCAGTAAATCTGCGAACAAGGGGAATTTAGTTAGATGCATCCTGAACTGAACAAGACAAAAAGTAATCTCTCGATGTCATGTTACAGACAAAGTTCAGCAACAGATACACGATAAAAGACAGTATCTCGTTATTTGTTATGCCAGAAAGGCTGGTTAGGCTTACCCAAAAAGGCTTTGCCTAACAGTAGTCAGCCAAGCAGTACTGAAGTTTTCCTAGTCCCGTTCTAAGTGCTGGCTAGCAGGCACAGATGTTTTACTTAACATCCAGCAACAGTGCAGTAAGGCTAGGCAACAGCATCAAACATACGTGCAGTCCAGCTATACTTGCCAACCACAGGAATTTTTAAACAGAGAGCCAAGGATGGAGGCctttaaaatgtcagcagaTAACCAAGttacaacaaaaaacagaggtgAATGTTTTCCAAGGAGTCTAAGTGCTTAGTCAAAGGCTGTGAGGCATTCAAACTGACCATCTCAAATGTTCTTGCCTAAAGAGATGTTATGAAAGtacattcatttctttttttttgatttgggATTCTCTGAAATTGAAACTCACGCAAACAAGGTCATCTTTTACAGGACGGTAGTGGGAAGTCATACACCAGGAAGGATATAATGATAActcagaagattaaaaaaaaaaaaaaagatcacatgTCCTTCACAGCGAGTGCAAAAATTCACTGTTTATTCATACTTCTTTATCCCAACTATCCTACAAATTGCCTTCAAGATATGCTGTAAACTTGTACATTTGATTACTTGCCTGTTAAGTTTTCGTGCCATATTCTACCTCATTTTTTCCAGATCACACAAAGGAGCATAGGATGTTAGGGTTTATTCCATGACCATGTAAAGCAATTGGCAAACATGACTTTTTGCCATGCTTCcattgtttggttgtttggttgtttttccctgaaagaATTCCTGTTCTGCTTCCACTACAAGCATTTTAAGTATGTATTCATAAAAGTCACTCAGTGCACGAGAGCTCTACCTTCAGTTTAAACAGCATCAAGTTTTTCAGCAAAGAGTATTTTCAGAGATTGAAACAGTACTAACCAGTTCTGCTCTGGCAAACACTATAGGTAGCCCAAACGCTGAGACAACAATGCCTGTCGTAAGAAATATGGCCAGCTCCTTGCAGGCATTACTTGTAGCATCTGTGTCATCTACTAATCTTCTTGCTATGCAGTACGGTATAGGAGAAAGGATgtaaaaaaacagaacaaacaggGGCCAGTACtggctgaaaaagaaaggagaagagaagttAATTGACTTCCAGCTCTTCATGATAATCAATGTAAGGAATTTTCTGCATACAATATGTATATTTGGAAAAGATGAGGCAAAAGCTCAGGCAAAGGGAACCCTTTACTTTGGAACAAGATGACGGGAACCCAACACCCCATGGCTGTGAACTGCTTCAGCAGAGACCTGTTTAAGGGGATGTTTGCAAAGCAAGGCTTGGCTAAGCAAGCCCAAACCCACCAGAAGGTGATCTTAACCCTCAGCTTTAACCTGTCAGCCATCTGGAGGCTGACgctgcccagagcccccccccacccccaccccccggGTCTAAGCCGCGGCTACGTTACTTGTACTGGGGCAGGGCGCATCCCAGCATCAGGAACATCAGTCCGACCGCTCCGCCGAAGGACAGGCTGATCAGCGCTGCGAACACAGACCCCGAGCACGTCAACGGCCGGACGCCGGGCACCCAGCCCCCTCCGTTAAGCCCCCAACGGCCACAACCGCCCCCCAACCGCCtcaggagcccccccccccagcctcaggGTTCCCGCGCTgcggttgccatggcaacgcccccccccccgctctcccccccccccccccgtaccTTTGATGCCGGCCATGGCCCCGCGCAGCGCCCGAGCCCCTGCGGCCGCTTCCGGGCAGGCAGCGCGCATGCGCAAAGTGCGCCCCGCCCCCTTTCCCGGAAGTGAAGGCGCCGCGCGTTGCTAAGGGCGGGGCGCGTGCTCCTCGCTTAGTCCCCGCCCCTTCCGGCCTGGCGGCCAATGAGAGGCGCTGCGCGGACCCGGAAGGGCTCAGTTAGCGGGGAGCTGTCATGGCGGATGGTGGTGTGGGGACCgcgctcctcctgctcctcctcagcgCTGCTGCCGGCTCCGCGCGGGGCTGGGCCCAGCCGGGTGAGGGCTgcggagctgctcctgggcccGGGGAGGCCTTTCATGGGGAAGGGGGCGGGTTCCCGGTTGCTCCGTGCTGATCGCCGCGCTTCTCGTTCCAGACAGGGTCCTGCTGAGGGAGGTGCAGGCGCTCACCCTGCGCAGGGGTCAGTACACCACGTCCCGCCGCACGGCGGCCGTCCCGCAGTTGCAGTGCACAGGAGGCAGCGCTGGATGCTCTCGCGCCCCTGCGGTCGTGCAGTGTTACAACAAGGGGTGGGATGGATACGACGTGCAGGTGAGTGT
This genomic window from Aythya fuligula isolate bAytFul2 chromosome 4, bAytFul2.pri, whole genome shotgun sequence contains:
- the LEPROTL1 gene encoding leptin receptor overlapping transcript-like 1, producing the protein MRAACPEAAAGARALRGAMAGIKALISLSFGGAVGLMFLMLGCALPQYNQYWPLFVLFFYILSPIPYCIARRLVDDTDATSNACKELAIFLTTGIVVSAFGLPIVFARAELIYWGACALVLTGNTVIFATILGFFLVFGSNDDFSWQQW